One region of Takifugu flavidus isolate HTHZ2018 chromosome 14, ASM371156v2, whole genome shotgun sequence genomic DNA includes:
- the lrch2 gene encoding leucine-rich repeat and calponin homology domain-containing protein 2 isoform X2: MASSQGGVGAVTALQSHHYSSGPHWSPGVSQYQHQPHTARSLDRVLEDAVSSGILNLSGRKLREYPGLSYDLTDTTQADLSKNRFTEIPPEVCLFAPLESLNLYHNCIKCIPEAIINLQMLTYLDISRNLLSVLPKYLFNLPLKVLLVSNNKLLSIPEEIGKAKDLMELDVSCNEIQALPAQVGRLQALRELNIRRNCLHMLPEELADLPLIRLDFSCNKITEIPAAYRKLRQLQHIILDNNPMQSPPAQICLKGKVHIFKFLNIQACRLDKKPDTLDLPSLGKRCLPQPLTDSMEDFYPSKNHGPDSGIGSDSGDKRLSTTEPSDDDTVSLHSQVSETARADALSLLSKMDSCKDQDLYDFIEPNPDEDPALSECDGQQSNHVSCIKELEKALSLSQQNKDKDWKEESSSDKEQLVEEEDDELKEVLDLRKIAVQLLQQEQQNRFLSHSGSSGSKPRPPPQPRSASLDEGSSGASMHSGQPSSSCSFDGSLKLDQSDSESKWPEIPPVLNQNEDRKKNKYLRKDYLKYKCQSARKGSNGNDENEEALHCGDFSTLTVFGLKPRSAFSRGSRQEYNSTEPSFTMRRKMEHLREELEQIGLLRQNIESRLKVLLPDDVGAALMDGVVLCHLANNISPRSVASIHVPSPAVPKLSMAKCRRNVENFLDACKKIGVPQDKLCLPHHILEERGLVKVGVTVQALLDLPPSRLMQLSAI, translated from the exons ATGGCGTCTAGTCAGGGAGGTGTGGGAGCTGTCACGGCTCTACAAAGCCATCACTACTCTAGCGGACCTCACTGGAGCCCAGGAGTGAgccagtaccagcaccagccCCACACGGCCCGCAGCCTGGACCGGGTTCTGGAGGATGCCGTGAGCTCGGGGATACTGAACCTGAGCGGCAGGAAGCTGAGGGAGTACCCGGGGTTGAGCTACGATCTGACCGATACTACACAAGCAG ACTTGTCCAAGAATCGCTTCACAGAAATCCCTCCGGAGGTGTGTCTGTTCGCCCCCCTCGAGTCATTAAACCTCTACCACAACTGCATCAAGTGCATCCCTGAAGCCATCATCAATCTGCAGATGCTGACTTATCTCGACATCAG TCGAAATCTGCTGTCAGTCCTGCCAAAGTACTTGTTCAACCTCCCCCTTAAAGTTCTTCTCGTGAGCAACAACAAGCTACTGTCCATCCCCGAGGAGATTGGCAAGGCCAAAGATCTGATGGAACTG gacgtGAGCTGTAATGAAATCCAAGCGCTGCCAGCTCAGGTGGGGAGGCTTCAGGCCTTACGAGAACTCAACATCAGAAGGAACTGTCTTCACATGCTGCCAGAGG AGTTGGCTGACCTGCCTCTCATCCGACTTGACTTCTCCTGCAATAAGATCACGGAGATTCCAGCAGCGTACCGGAAGCTCCggcagctgcagcacatcatcCTCGACAATAATCCTATGCAGTCACCGCCTGCTCAG ATATGTCTCAAGGGCAAAGTCCACATATTCAAGTTTCTGAACATCCAAGCGTGTAGGCTGGACAAGAAGCCGGACACCTTGGACCTCCCTTCCCTTGGCAAACGGTGCCTTCCCCAACCCCTAACAGATAG CATGGAAGATTTTTATCCTAGCAAGAATCATGGTCCTGATTCTGGAATTGGTAGTGACAGTGGGGACAAGCGGCTGTCTACAACTGAG CCTTCAGACGATGACACGGTCAGCCTGCACTCTCAGGTCTCAGAGACAGCCCGAGCCGATGCCCTTTCACTGCTCTCCAAAATGGACTCTTGCAAAG ATCAGGATCTCTATGACTTTATAGAGCCCAACCCGGACGAGGATCCTGCTCTGTCAGAGTGTGATGGGCAGCAGAGTAATCATGTGTCTTGTATAAAG GAACTGGAGAAAGCTTTAAGCTTGTCTCAGCAAAACAAAGATAAAGACTGGAAAGAAGAATCAAG CTCTGATAAAGAGCAGCtggttgaggaagaggatgatgagctgAAGGAAGTGCTGGATTTGAGGAAGATTGcggtgcagcttctgcagcaggagcagcagaacag GTTTCTCAGTCATTCAGGGAGCTCAGGTAGCAAACCGAGGCCGCCGCCTCAGCCCCGTAG TGCTTCTCTAGATGAAGGCAGCAGCGGGGCATCGATGCACTCTGGTCAG ccctcctcctcctgctcctttgatGGCAGCCTCAAGTTGGACCAATCAGATTCAGAATCAAAGTGGCCCGAAATCCCACCCGTCCTTAATCAGAATGAAGATCGCAAGAAAAACAAGTACCTGAGGAAGGACTATCTGAAG TACAAGTGTCAGAGTGCAAGAAAAGGCTCCAATGGAAACGATGAAAATGAG GAGGCTTTACACTGTGGCGACTTCAGCACCCTGACAGTGTTTGGACTAAAACCACGATCAG CCTTCAGCAGAGGAAGCCGTCAGGAGTACAACTCCACGGAGCCCAGCTTCActatgaggaggaagatggagcaTTTGAGGGAGGAACTGGAGCAGATAGGACTCCTGAGACAG AACATCGAGTCCAGACTGAAGGTGTTGCTCCCAGACGATGTCGGAGCCGCCCTGATGGACGGAGTCGTCCTTTGCCACTTAGCCAATAACATTTCTCCCCGATCTGTTGCCAGCATCCACGTGCCCTCTCCTGCAGTG CCGAAGCTCAGCATGGCTAAGTGCCGTAGGAATGTGGAGAACTTCTTGGATGCATGTAAGAAGATCGGTGTCCCACAG GACAAGCTGTGTCTGCCTCATCACATCCTGGAGGAGCGCGGGCTGGTGAAGGTGGGCGTGACCGTCCAGGCGCTGCTGGATCTCCCTCCCTCAAGGCTCATGCAGCTGTCGGCCATTTGA
- the lrch2 gene encoding leucine-rich repeat and calponin homology domain-containing protein 2 isoform X1 — MASSQGGVGAVTALQSHHYSSGPHWSPGVSQYQHQPHTARSLDRVLEDAVSSGILNLSGRKLREYPGLSYDLTDTTQADLSKNRFTEIPPEVCLFAPLESLNLYHNCIKCIPEAIINLQMLTYLDISRNLLSVLPKYLFNLPLKVLLVSNNKLLSIPEEIGKAKDLMELDVSCNEIQALPAQVGRLQALRELNIRRNCLHMLPEELADLPLIRLDFSCNKITEIPAAYRKLRQLQHIILDNNPMQSPPAQICLKGKVHIFKFLNIQACRLDKKPDTLDLPSLGKRCLPQPLTDSMEDFYPSKNHGPDSGIGSDSGDKRLSTTEPSDDDTVSLHSQVSETARADALSLLSKMDSCKDQDLYDFIEPNPDEDPALSECDGQQSNHVSCIKELEKALSLSQQNKDKDWKEESSSDKEQLVEEEDDELKEVLDLRKIAVQLLQQEQQNRRRSLICRAESLIHRRRVTGRAHRFLSHSGSSGSKPRPPPQPRSASLDEGSSGASMHSGQPSSSCSFDGSLKLDQSDSESKWPEIPPVLNQNEDRKKNKYLRKDYLKYKCQSARKGSNGNDENEEALHCGDFSTLTVFGLKPRSAFSRGSRQEYNSTEPSFTMRRKMEHLREELEQIGLLRQNIESRLKVLLPDDVGAALMDGVVLCHLANNISPRSVASIHVPSPAVPKLSMAKCRRNVENFLDACKKIGVPQDKLCLPHHILEERGLVKVGVTVQALLDLPPSRLMQLSAI, encoded by the exons ATGGCGTCTAGTCAGGGAGGTGTGGGAGCTGTCACGGCTCTACAAAGCCATCACTACTCTAGCGGACCTCACTGGAGCCCAGGAGTGAgccagtaccagcaccagccCCACACGGCCCGCAGCCTGGACCGGGTTCTGGAGGATGCCGTGAGCTCGGGGATACTGAACCTGAGCGGCAGGAAGCTGAGGGAGTACCCGGGGTTGAGCTACGATCTGACCGATACTACACAAGCAG ACTTGTCCAAGAATCGCTTCACAGAAATCCCTCCGGAGGTGTGTCTGTTCGCCCCCCTCGAGTCATTAAACCTCTACCACAACTGCATCAAGTGCATCCCTGAAGCCATCATCAATCTGCAGATGCTGACTTATCTCGACATCAG TCGAAATCTGCTGTCAGTCCTGCCAAAGTACTTGTTCAACCTCCCCCTTAAAGTTCTTCTCGTGAGCAACAACAAGCTACTGTCCATCCCCGAGGAGATTGGCAAGGCCAAAGATCTGATGGAACTG gacgtGAGCTGTAATGAAATCCAAGCGCTGCCAGCTCAGGTGGGGAGGCTTCAGGCCTTACGAGAACTCAACATCAGAAGGAACTGTCTTCACATGCTGCCAGAGG AGTTGGCTGACCTGCCTCTCATCCGACTTGACTTCTCCTGCAATAAGATCACGGAGATTCCAGCAGCGTACCGGAAGCTCCggcagctgcagcacatcatcCTCGACAATAATCCTATGCAGTCACCGCCTGCTCAG ATATGTCTCAAGGGCAAAGTCCACATATTCAAGTTTCTGAACATCCAAGCGTGTAGGCTGGACAAGAAGCCGGACACCTTGGACCTCCCTTCCCTTGGCAAACGGTGCCTTCCCCAACCCCTAACAGATAG CATGGAAGATTTTTATCCTAGCAAGAATCATGGTCCTGATTCTGGAATTGGTAGTGACAGTGGGGACAAGCGGCTGTCTACAACTGAG CCTTCAGACGATGACACGGTCAGCCTGCACTCTCAGGTCTCAGAGACAGCCCGAGCCGATGCCCTTTCACTGCTCTCCAAAATGGACTCTTGCAAAG ATCAGGATCTCTATGACTTTATAGAGCCCAACCCGGACGAGGATCCTGCTCTGTCAGAGTGTGATGGGCAGCAGAGTAATCATGTGTCTTGTATAAAG GAACTGGAGAAAGCTTTAAGCTTGTCTCAGCAAAACAAAGATAAAGACTGGAAAGAAGAATCAAG CTCTGATAAAGAGCAGCtggttgaggaagaggatgatgagctgAAGGAAGTGCTGGATTTGAGGAAGATTGcggtgcagcttctgcagcaggagcagcagaacag ACGACGATCCTTAATTTGCAGAGCAGAGAGTCTTATTCACAGACGGAGAGTGACTGGCCGGGCACACAG GTTTCTCAGTCATTCAGGGAGCTCAGGTAGCAAACCGAGGCCGCCGCCTCAGCCCCGTAG TGCTTCTCTAGATGAAGGCAGCAGCGGGGCATCGATGCACTCTGGTCAG ccctcctcctcctgctcctttgatGGCAGCCTCAAGTTGGACCAATCAGATTCAGAATCAAAGTGGCCCGAAATCCCACCCGTCCTTAATCAGAATGAAGATCGCAAGAAAAACAAGTACCTGAGGAAGGACTATCTGAAG TACAAGTGTCAGAGTGCAAGAAAAGGCTCCAATGGAAACGATGAAAATGAG GAGGCTTTACACTGTGGCGACTTCAGCACCCTGACAGTGTTTGGACTAAAACCACGATCAG CCTTCAGCAGAGGAAGCCGTCAGGAGTACAACTCCACGGAGCCCAGCTTCActatgaggaggaagatggagcaTTTGAGGGAGGAACTGGAGCAGATAGGACTCCTGAGACAG AACATCGAGTCCAGACTGAAGGTGTTGCTCCCAGACGATGTCGGAGCCGCCCTGATGGACGGAGTCGTCCTTTGCCACTTAGCCAATAACATTTCTCCCCGATCTGTTGCCAGCATCCACGTGCCCTCTCCTGCAGTG CCGAAGCTCAGCATGGCTAAGTGCCGTAGGAATGTGGAGAACTTCTTGGATGCATGTAAGAAGATCGGTGTCCCACAG GACAAGCTGTGTCTGCCTCATCACATCCTGGAGGAGCGCGGGCTGGTGAAGGTGGGCGTGACCGTCCAGGCGCTGCTGGATCTCCCTCCCTCAAGGCTCATGCAGCTGTCGGCCATTTGA
- the lrch2 gene encoding leucine-rich repeat and calponin homology domain-containing protein 2 isoform X3: MASSQGGVGAVTALQSHHYSSGPHWSPGVSQYQHQPHTARSLDRVLEDAVSSGILNLSGRKLREYPGLSYDLTDTTQADLSKNRFTEIPPEVCLFAPLESLNLYHNCIKCIPEAIINLQMLTYLDISRNLLSVLPKYLFNLPLKVLLVSNNKLLSIPEEIGKAKDLMELDVSCNEIQALPAQVGRLQALRELNIRRNCLHMLPEELADLPLIRLDFSCNKITEIPAAYRKLRQLQHIILDNNPMQSPPAQICLKGKVHIFKFLNIQACRLDKKPDTLDLPSLGKRCLPQPLTDSMEDFYPSKNHGPDSGIGSDSGDKRLSTTEPSDDDTVSLHSQVSETARADALSLLSKMDSCKDQDLYDFIEPNPDEDPALSECDGQQSNHVSCIKELEKALSLSQQNKDKDWKEESSSDKEQLVEEEDDELKEVLDLRKIAVQLLQQEQQNRRRSLICRAESLIHRRRVTGRAHRFLSHSGSSGSKPRPPPQPRSASLDEGSSGASMHSGQPSSSCSFDGSLKLDQSDSESKWPEIPPVLNQNEDRKKNKYLRKDYLKYKCQSARKGSNGNDENEEALHCGDFSTLTVFGLKPRSAFSRGSRQEYNSTEPSFTMRRKMEHLREELEQIGLLRQNIESRLKVLLPDDVGAALMDGVVLCHLANNISPRSVASIHVPSPAVPKLSMAKCRRNVENFLDACKKIGVPQWDLYLRT, from the exons ATGGCGTCTAGTCAGGGAGGTGTGGGAGCTGTCACGGCTCTACAAAGCCATCACTACTCTAGCGGACCTCACTGGAGCCCAGGAGTGAgccagtaccagcaccagccCCACACGGCCCGCAGCCTGGACCGGGTTCTGGAGGATGCCGTGAGCTCGGGGATACTGAACCTGAGCGGCAGGAAGCTGAGGGAGTACCCGGGGTTGAGCTACGATCTGACCGATACTACACAAGCAG ACTTGTCCAAGAATCGCTTCACAGAAATCCCTCCGGAGGTGTGTCTGTTCGCCCCCCTCGAGTCATTAAACCTCTACCACAACTGCATCAAGTGCATCCCTGAAGCCATCATCAATCTGCAGATGCTGACTTATCTCGACATCAG TCGAAATCTGCTGTCAGTCCTGCCAAAGTACTTGTTCAACCTCCCCCTTAAAGTTCTTCTCGTGAGCAACAACAAGCTACTGTCCATCCCCGAGGAGATTGGCAAGGCCAAAGATCTGATGGAACTG gacgtGAGCTGTAATGAAATCCAAGCGCTGCCAGCTCAGGTGGGGAGGCTTCAGGCCTTACGAGAACTCAACATCAGAAGGAACTGTCTTCACATGCTGCCAGAGG AGTTGGCTGACCTGCCTCTCATCCGACTTGACTTCTCCTGCAATAAGATCACGGAGATTCCAGCAGCGTACCGGAAGCTCCggcagctgcagcacatcatcCTCGACAATAATCCTATGCAGTCACCGCCTGCTCAG ATATGTCTCAAGGGCAAAGTCCACATATTCAAGTTTCTGAACATCCAAGCGTGTAGGCTGGACAAGAAGCCGGACACCTTGGACCTCCCTTCCCTTGGCAAACGGTGCCTTCCCCAACCCCTAACAGATAG CATGGAAGATTTTTATCCTAGCAAGAATCATGGTCCTGATTCTGGAATTGGTAGTGACAGTGGGGACAAGCGGCTGTCTACAACTGAG CCTTCAGACGATGACACGGTCAGCCTGCACTCTCAGGTCTCAGAGACAGCCCGAGCCGATGCCCTTTCACTGCTCTCCAAAATGGACTCTTGCAAAG ATCAGGATCTCTATGACTTTATAGAGCCCAACCCGGACGAGGATCCTGCTCTGTCAGAGTGTGATGGGCAGCAGAGTAATCATGTGTCTTGTATAAAG GAACTGGAGAAAGCTTTAAGCTTGTCTCAGCAAAACAAAGATAAAGACTGGAAAGAAGAATCAAG CTCTGATAAAGAGCAGCtggttgaggaagaggatgatgagctgAAGGAAGTGCTGGATTTGAGGAAGATTGcggtgcagcttctgcagcaggagcagcagaacag ACGACGATCCTTAATTTGCAGAGCAGAGAGTCTTATTCACAGACGGAGAGTGACTGGCCGGGCACACAG GTTTCTCAGTCATTCAGGGAGCTCAGGTAGCAAACCGAGGCCGCCGCCTCAGCCCCGTAG TGCTTCTCTAGATGAAGGCAGCAGCGGGGCATCGATGCACTCTGGTCAG ccctcctcctcctgctcctttgatGGCAGCCTCAAGTTGGACCAATCAGATTCAGAATCAAAGTGGCCCGAAATCCCACCCGTCCTTAATCAGAATGAAGATCGCAAGAAAAACAAGTACCTGAGGAAGGACTATCTGAAG TACAAGTGTCAGAGTGCAAGAAAAGGCTCCAATGGAAACGATGAAAATGAG GAGGCTTTACACTGTGGCGACTTCAGCACCCTGACAGTGTTTGGACTAAAACCACGATCAG CCTTCAGCAGAGGAAGCCGTCAGGAGTACAACTCCACGGAGCCCAGCTTCActatgaggaggaagatggagcaTTTGAGGGAGGAACTGGAGCAGATAGGACTCCTGAGACAG AACATCGAGTCCAGACTGAAGGTGTTGCTCCCAGACGATGTCGGAGCCGCCCTGATGGACGGAGTCGTCCTTTGCCACTTAGCCAATAACATTTCTCCCCGATCTGTTGCCAGCATCCACGTGCCCTCTCCTGCAGTG CCGAAGCTCAGCATGGCTAAGTGCCGTAGGAATGTGGAGAACTTCTTGGATGCATGTAAGAAGATCGGTGTCCCACAG tgggacctctacttacgaacgtaa
- the lrch2 gene encoding leucine-rich repeat and calponin homology domain-containing protein 2 isoform X4, producing the protein MLTYLDISRNLLSVLPKYLFNLPLKVLLVSNNKLLSIPEEIGKAKDLMELDVSCNEIQALPAQVGRLQALRELNIRRNCLHMLPEELADLPLIRLDFSCNKITEIPAAYRKLRQLQHIILDNNPMQSPPAQICLKGKVHIFKFLNIQACRLDKKPDTLDLPSLGKRCLPQPLTDSMEDFYPSKNHGPDSGIGSDSGDKRLSTTEPSDDDTVSLHSQVSETARADALSLLSKMDSCKDQDLYDFIEPNPDEDPALSECDGQQSNHVSCIKELEKALSLSQQNKDKDWKEESSSDKEQLVEEEDDELKEVLDLRKIAVQLLQQEQQNRRRSLICRAESLIHRRRVTGRAHRFLSHSGSSGSKPRPPPQPRSASLDEGSSGASMHSGQPSSSCSFDGSLKLDQSDSESKWPEIPPVLNQNEDRKKNKYLRKDYLKYKCQSARKGSNGNDENEEALHCGDFSTLTVFGLKPRSAFSRGSRQEYNSTEPSFTMRRKMEHLREELEQIGLLRQNIESRLKVLLPDDVGAALMDGVVLCHLANNISPRSVASIHVPSPAVPKLSMAKCRRNVENFLDACKKIGVPQDKLCLPHHILEERGLVKVGVTVQALLDLPPSRLMQLSAI; encoded by the exons ATGCTGACTTATCTCGACATCAG TCGAAATCTGCTGTCAGTCCTGCCAAAGTACTTGTTCAACCTCCCCCTTAAAGTTCTTCTCGTGAGCAACAACAAGCTACTGTCCATCCCCGAGGAGATTGGCAAGGCCAAAGATCTGATGGAACTG gacgtGAGCTGTAATGAAATCCAAGCGCTGCCAGCTCAGGTGGGGAGGCTTCAGGCCTTACGAGAACTCAACATCAGAAGGAACTGTCTTCACATGCTGCCAGAGG AGTTGGCTGACCTGCCTCTCATCCGACTTGACTTCTCCTGCAATAAGATCACGGAGATTCCAGCAGCGTACCGGAAGCTCCggcagctgcagcacatcatcCTCGACAATAATCCTATGCAGTCACCGCCTGCTCAG ATATGTCTCAAGGGCAAAGTCCACATATTCAAGTTTCTGAACATCCAAGCGTGTAGGCTGGACAAGAAGCCGGACACCTTGGACCTCCCTTCCCTTGGCAAACGGTGCCTTCCCCAACCCCTAACAGATAG CATGGAAGATTTTTATCCTAGCAAGAATCATGGTCCTGATTCTGGAATTGGTAGTGACAGTGGGGACAAGCGGCTGTCTACAACTGAG CCTTCAGACGATGACACGGTCAGCCTGCACTCTCAGGTCTCAGAGACAGCCCGAGCCGATGCCCTTTCACTGCTCTCCAAAATGGACTCTTGCAAAG ATCAGGATCTCTATGACTTTATAGAGCCCAACCCGGACGAGGATCCTGCTCTGTCAGAGTGTGATGGGCAGCAGAGTAATCATGTGTCTTGTATAAAG GAACTGGAGAAAGCTTTAAGCTTGTCTCAGCAAAACAAAGATAAAGACTGGAAAGAAGAATCAAG CTCTGATAAAGAGCAGCtggttgaggaagaggatgatgagctgAAGGAAGTGCTGGATTTGAGGAAGATTGcggtgcagcttctgcagcaggagcagcagaacag ACGACGATCCTTAATTTGCAGAGCAGAGAGTCTTATTCACAGACGGAGAGTGACTGGCCGGGCACACAG GTTTCTCAGTCATTCAGGGAGCTCAGGTAGCAAACCGAGGCCGCCGCCTCAGCCCCGTAG TGCTTCTCTAGATGAAGGCAGCAGCGGGGCATCGATGCACTCTGGTCAG ccctcctcctcctgctcctttgatGGCAGCCTCAAGTTGGACCAATCAGATTCAGAATCAAAGTGGCCCGAAATCCCACCCGTCCTTAATCAGAATGAAGATCGCAAGAAAAACAAGTACCTGAGGAAGGACTATCTGAAG TACAAGTGTCAGAGTGCAAGAAAAGGCTCCAATGGAAACGATGAAAATGAG GAGGCTTTACACTGTGGCGACTTCAGCACCCTGACAGTGTTTGGACTAAAACCACGATCAG CCTTCAGCAGAGGAAGCCGTCAGGAGTACAACTCCACGGAGCCCAGCTTCActatgaggaggaagatggagcaTTTGAGGGAGGAACTGGAGCAGATAGGACTCCTGAGACAG AACATCGAGTCCAGACTGAAGGTGTTGCTCCCAGACGATGTCGGAGCCGCCCTGATGGACGGAGTCGTCCTTTGCCACTTAGCCAATAACATTTCTCCCCGATCTGTTGCCAGCATCCACGTGCCCTCTCCTGCAGTG CCGAAGCTCAGCATGGCTAAGTGCCGTAGGAATGTGGAGAACTTCTTGGATGCATGTAAGAAGATCGGTGTCCCACAG GACAAGCTGTGTCTGCCTCATCACATCCTGGAGGAGCGCGGGCTGGTGAAGGTGGGCGTGACCGTCCAGGCGCTGCTGGATCTCCCTCCCTCAAGGCTCATGCAGCTGTCGGCCATTTGA